The following coding sequences lie in one Deltaproteobacteria bacterium genomic window:
- a CDS encoding AI-2E family transporter, producing MNRENFFTLIMLAIIGVSFYFFYRVFSPYLVSIGWAVVLTLVFYPVYRRLTRWLRDRRSLASLVSTILTVVVIVLPGVLLLFFLGKEVVEIYRFFEAGVKAGRFQFLLRWQEISWVDQFLHDLDPWLNLSQLDLQNIILQSLKRLSTFALNQSTRFVFGFSQFLFGFFLMIVAMFYLFRDGERLLEGIKGLIPLTPGEKELLFRRIHEMVHATIFGGVLVALVQGALGGLAFWVLGLPSPVLWGFVMALLSFVPVVGPSMVWFPAVVFLAVHGHHYGKAIVLALWGIVVVGLSDNFLRPILISGRTKLNTMILFFAVLGGLKAFGLLGLVAGPLVVTVCLAILDIYSSKLEAE from the coding sequence ATGAATAGAGAGAATTTCTTTACCCTCATCATGCTGGCGATCATCGGGGTCTCCTTCTACTTCTTCTATCGGGTCTTTTCTCCCTATCTGGTTTCCATAGGATGGGCAGTGGTCCTGACGCTGGTCTTCTACCCGGTCTACCGGAGATTGACGCGCTGGTTGAGGGACCGCCGGTCTCTCGCGTCCCTGGTGTCGACTATCCTCACTGTCGTGGTCATAGTTCTTCCCGGTGTTTTGCTTCTCTTTTTTCTGGGCAAGGAGGTCGTTGAGATATACAGGTTCTTTGAAGCAGGAGTGAAGGCCGGGAGGTTTCAATTCCTCCTGCGGTGGCAGGAGATATCATGGGTGGACCAGTTCCTGCACGATCTGGATCCATGGCTAAACCTCTCCCAGCTCGACCTGCAAAACATCATCCTGCAAAGCCTGAAACGGCTGAGCACCTTTGCCTTGAACCAGTCGACGAGATTCGTCTTCGGGTTTTCTCAGTTTCTCTTCGGCTTTTTCCTGATGATAGTGGCTATGTTCTATCTTTTCCGTGATGGGGAACGTCTTCTTGAGGGAATCAAGGGCCTGATTCCACTGACGCCCGGAGAGAAGGAACTCCTGTTCAGGCGGATTCACGAGATGGTGCATGCCACGATCTTTGGCGGCGTTCTGGTGGCCCTGGTCCAGGGGGCGCTTGGGGGCCTGGCTTTCTGGGTTCTGGGTTTACCTTCGCCCGTACTTTGGGGCTTTGTGATGGCTCTTCTCTCCTTTGTTCCCGTGGTCGGTCCTTCGATGGTCTGGTTTCCCGCGGTGGTGTTTCTGGCCGTTCACGGGCATCATTACGGCAAGGCGATTGTTCTCGCCCTTTGGGGGATCGTAGTGGTGGGTCTGTCGGACAACTTCCTGAGGCCGATTCTTATAAGCGGCCGGACAAAACTCAATACCATGATTCTCTTCTTCGCCGTGCTGGGTGGATTGAAGGCATTCGGGCTTCTGGGATTGGTCGCAGGCCCTCTTGTGGTTACTGTCTGCCTGGCAATACTCGATATCTACTCTTCCAAGTTGGAAGCCGAATAG
- a CDS encoding zinc ribbon domain-containing protein, with product MRCPNCDFEIPGIVCETCGEETPQGSLYCYKCGAEVEVQEEGSFDLENRVLCSDETCTGVINEKGVCGVCGKPYRDDPSQGETLS from the coding sequence ATGAGGTGTCCTAACTGCGATTTCGAAATTCCCGGCATTGTATGCGAGACCTGTGGAGAGGAGACCCCGCAGGGAAGCCTATACTGTTACAAATGCGGTGCAGAGGTCGAGGTCCAGGAGGAGGGATCCTTTGACCTCGAGAATCGAGTCCTTTGCAGCGATGAGACCTGCACCGGTGTGATCAACGAGAAGGGAGTCTGCGGTGTCTGCGGGAAGCCTTACAGAGATGATCCGTCCCAGGGGGAGACGCTTTCGTAG